One Rhizobium sp. 9140 genomic region harbors:
- a CDS encoding type II toxin-antitoxin system RelE/ParE family toxin, which yields MKLSWSAFALSDRDAIFTFIEADSPSAAIMVDERIVSAARRLIDFPASGRVGRIAGTRELVITGTPYVAAYAVTPSAVRILRVLHGAQEWPDSFPTS from the coding sequence GCATTGTCAGATCGAGACGCCATCTTCACCTTTATCGAGGCAGATAGTCCTTCAGCTGCCATAATGGTGGACGAAAGGATTGTCTCTGCCGCTCGTCGTCTGATCGATTTTCCGGCAAGTGGTCGCGTCGGTAGAATTGCCGGTACGCGCGAATTGGTGATCACCGGCACTCCATACGTTGCGGCGTATGCCGTGACACCATCGGCGGTTCGTATTCTCCGCGTTCTTCATGGAGCCCAAGAATGGCCAGACTCCTTTCCAACCAGCTAG